The following DNA comes from Spirulina major PCC 6313.
CCGTGTCGCGGGTTTGGGGGTTGCCAATGCTAGGGGAGTGGTGGGGATGGGCGAGGCTAGCGGCGGGACTCAGTCCCTGGCAAGCAACAGCCGTGAGGAATGCGATCGCGCCCAGCTTCAAAACAAATTTCATCATGATCTCTAGTTATCTCCTAAATGAATGCCCTCATCCCAAGCCCTCCTCCCACGGGAGCTACCGCTTATACATAACGCTCAATTCTTGACCTAGCTTGTTTGATCCCCCTCAATCCCCCTTAAAAAGGGGGACTTTTTTGGATTTCCCCGCTGCCCAAGGGGGCTTTTCCGAGTTTCCCCCCTTAATTAAGGGGGGTTAGGGGGGATCGAGCCAGGATGTTCACCTGAGATCGACTTATGTATAAACAGTAGCCCACGGGAGAAGGGAGTCAGAAGCCCTCGCCTGTGGGAGAGGGTTGGGTGAGGGGAAAAATTAATATTACGCCATCACCATACCGCCATCGACGTTAAACACTTGGCCCGTAATGTAGGCGGCGGCGGGGTCGGCGGCCAAAAAGCGCACCATCCCGGCGATTTCGTCCGGTTGACCGTAGCGACCGAGGGGGATGAATTTGAGGATTTCGTCACTGTCGAGGCCGTGGGTCATGTCCGTGGCAATGAAACCGGGGGCGACGGCGTTAACGGTGACACCCCGGGGGGCGAGTTCTTTGGCAACGGTTTTCGTAAAGCCGATTACGCCGGCTTTGGCGGCACTGTAGTTGGCTTGGCCGGGGTTGCCCATTTGCCCGGCAACGGAGGCGATGTTAATAATTCTGCCGCTGCGTTGTTTGAGCATGATTTTGCTGGCGGCGCGGGTGGCGAGGAAAACGCCGGTGAGGTTGAGGTCGATCACAGCTTGCCAGTCTTCGAGCTTCATGCGCAGCAGCAGGGTGTCGCGGGTGATCCCGGCGTTGTTGACGAGGATATCAAGGCTGCCCCAGTCTTTTTTCGTTTGGGTGATTAGGGTTTCGATTTGGTCGGCTTGGGCGGCATCGGCTTGGGCGGCGATCGCTTCCCCCCCGGCTGCCTGAATTTCCGCCACCACCTGCTCGGCTGCTTCACTGGAGCGGGCATAGTTAATCACCACTTTGGCCCCTTCACTGGCCAACTGGAGGGCGATCGCTTTCCCAATCCCCCGCGATGCCCCTGTGACGATCGCCACTTTCCCTTGAAGTTTTTGTAATGATTCCGGCAGGCGTTCCATAGTTTTGTCTATCGTTAAAGTCTGTACAGTCTTTAACGATCCCCGAATTTGGCCCCAAAATCAATTTGCATCGTGTCTCGTCGTAGCTCTACCCCTTGAACGGCTTTCCTCTGCATCAAGTCCTTATCCCCTCTCTTCATGTCCTATGGCTGTAAAAAAACAATTCACCAGTTTTGAAGACCTCCTCACCCAAGCCACTAAGCCCGTTTTAGTGGATTTCTACGCCACCTGGTGCGGCCCTTGTCAGATGATGGCCCCGCTCCTCGAAGAAGTGGGCTACCAAATGAAAGATCAAATCCAAATCGTTAAAATTGACACAGATAAATATCCGCAACTGGCAAGCCGCTACGGTATCCACGCCCTGCCTACCCTCGTTCTCTTCAAAAATGGTCAACCGGCCGAGCGCATTGAAGGGCTAATGCAAGGGCCGCAATTGGTGCAGTTTCTCCATGATGCGATCGCTGCCTAGTCTCCCGTTGCCCTCATCCCCCACCCTTCTCCCATGGCTAATCCTGTAGGGGTTTTACTAAGTCATATGTATTAGGGGGTTGAAGATATCCTGAGAGATAAAGCCCAGTAAGGCTATGGAGGTTAGACTATGCCCAAAATGATGAGGAGTAAGCACAGTAGAGATGTCAGAGTTTAGCCAACTCAACGCCTTCCGCCCCCAGGTAAAAAAAGTCTGAACCAAGCCTATGAACGTGCCTACGAAAAACCCAACTTGTCCTTTTCGAGTTGTATGGGCAACAGCTTTAGGCAAACAGTGGCCGGTTTGTTTGCCCGCAAGGACATGAACAGTGCAACGATGTTGTCCGGTCACGTGGCATCCACCCAAGCCCGAGTCCAAGCCAGTGAGAGTGAGTATCTCATCGCGGCTCAGGACACAACGTACTACAACTACTCAGGTCAGACGCAGATGTCGGGATTGGGGAGAATCCAGGGTAAGGTGCGGGGACTGATGCAGCACAATGTGTTGCTCATGGAGCAGGAGGGGCAGCCCCTAGGACTAATCCATCAACAGTACTGGACGCGAGGGGGGGCGATAGATTGGCCGTCGCCGCAAAAAGAATCTCAAAAGTGGTTCAAGGGCTTGGTTGCGGTCAACCAACAAGCCCAAGGGTCAAACCGACGGTGGGTGGTCACCTGTGACCGAGAAGGGGATATTTTCGAGTTCTTCAAAGCTGAGCGTGAGCCCAATGTGGATTTGCTGGTGCGGGTGTGTCAACCCCGCCGCGTCGAAGTGGCTGCCGCCGGAACGGTCTGTCCATTGCCGGATGTCGCTGAGCAGCTCGACGACTACGGGCAGTATTCAGTGCAGATTGAGCGGCTGTATGAGGGCAAGGGACGAACGGTAGACGTGACCTTGCAGTTGCAGGCGGCAACCGTTTACATCTACCCGCGTCAAGATTTGAGCCCCGCTCGCCACAAGACGCAGCCCCTTACGCTGGTTATGGCTACCGAGGTCGCTTGTGTCGATGGGAAAACGCAGGTGGACTGCTTCGACGCTGACAACAGTCTGTGCTGGTCTTTGCTCACCAGTCTACCGGTGGCAACGGCAGCGGATGTCCAACGCATCCTCCGTTTCTATGCTCTGCGTTGGCGCATTGAACGGCTTCACTTCACTCTCAAGTCTGGGGCGTTAAATGTGGAGCGGCTCCAATTTGACGATGTGCATACCTTGGTCAATGCCTTAACTTTTTACTCGGTGGTCGCTTGGCGGCTTCTCGGGTTGACTTATGCCTTGCGTCAAGACCCTGAACAGTCGGCTCAGACGCTTTTTGATGCCGATGAACTCAGGTTGTTGCATCAGCTCTCGGGCCAAGCTGTTGACTCCCTGCGACAGGCTACGCTGGCGTTGACGAAGTTAGTGGGCTTTGCTCCTTCTCGAAGGCAACCACTGCCAGGGGTCAAAGTCCTGGCTATTGCGATTGAACGTTTTTTCTTTGTTAAGCAGGGGGCTCAGGCTGTCTCCAAACCCCTACAGGATTAGCTCCCATGGAGAGAAGGGATCGCAACCCTCCCCTGTCCCTCATTGGTCTGAAACCCTCGTGCGTTTATCGTCAAAACTGAGTCTTGTTCTCATTGGTCTTGTGGTCGGCATTGTGTTGATCCTGTCTCCCACTGTGCATCTGATTACCGAATGGTGGTGGTATGACAGCTTGGGCCAAGTGCCGGTTTTCATGACAGTGACGGTGGGGCGATCGCTCGCTTGGGGATTGTCGGCGCTGCTGTTTTTCCTCTGTTTTTGGGGGAATTATCAGATCGCCCTCAAACTGACCCGCTACAGTGTGTTCCGGCTCAAGTCGGGCCTCTCCCCCGATTCAATGCCAGTACAAACCTTGGTCAGCATTGGGGCGGTGGGGTTATCGCTTTTCCTGGCGATTTCCGGGGCGAGTGGCTTTATCGATGGGTGGGAAGTGGTGTGGAAATATTTCAACAGCACCCCCTTTGGCAGTAGCGACCCGATTTTTGGCCAAGATGTGGGGTTTTATATCTTCCAATTGCCCGCCTATGATCAGTTGAAAAATTGGTTGATCTATCTCGTGGTGGGAAGTTTAGTCACCACGATTCCCGTCTATGTGCTCAAGGGCAGCATTGACGCGGGGCGCGGGTGGCAAAATATTGTGATTGGCCGGGTGAAAGCCCATCTCACCGTGCTGATCAGTGGCTTGGTGTTGCTGATTGGCTGGGGCTATTGGCTGCAACGTTATGAATTGCTCTATTCATCTGAGGGCGTGGTGTTTGGGGCGGGCTATACCGATGCCCATTCGCGGCTGTTGTCGCTGGCGGTGTTGAGTTTGGGGGGAGCGATCGCCGCAGGTCTGCTCTGGTGGTCGTTGCGGCGTAATGGTGTGGCCTTAGCGATCGTCACCGTGACGGGCTATGTGGCGATCGCGCTCCTGTTGCCCACCGTCCTCCCCGCCCTTGAGCAAAACCTCTTCGTTGCCCCCAACGAACTCACCAAAGAAAAACCCTACATCACCCACAGCATCGACCTCACCCGCCAAGCCTACGGCCTCGACCAAATCCAAACCCAACCCTATCCCGTTGAATCCAACCTCAACTGGGAAGTCCTCAACGCCAACCCCGGCACGATCAACAACATTCGCCTCTGGGACTATCGCCCCCTCCTCAGCACCTACCGCGAACTGCAAGAACTGCGCCTCTACTACAGCTTTCGGGATGTGGACATTGACCGCTACATCCTCAACGAGAACTATCGCCAAGTGATGCTCGCCGGGCGTGAACTCGACTACACCCAAGTGCCCGATCGCGCCCAAACCTGGGTCAACCAACGCCTCAAATATACCCACGGCTACGGCGCGGTCATGAGTCCCGTGAATCGCGTCACCCCCCAAGGCCTGCCGGAACTCTTCATCCAAGACATTCCCCCCCAAAGCTCCATCGATATCACCATTGATCAGCCGCGCATCTATTACGGTGAAGCCACGGATACATTCATTTACACTGGCATGAGCACCGATGAATTTGACTATCCCATCGGGGAAGAAAACGCCGCCAACCGCTACGATGGCCTGGGCGGTGTGCCGATGCCATCGTTTTTCCATCGCTTGCTGTATGCCATCGATCGCCGCGATTTCAAAGTCTTAATCTCGAACTATTTCACACCCGAATCGCGCATCCATTATCACCGCACGATTCGCGATCGCATCCAACGCCTCGCCCCCTTCCTCCGCCTCGATCGTGACCCCTACCTCGCCATCATTGACGGTCGGCTGCAATGGCTGATTGATGGCTATACGATTAGCGATCGCTTCCCCTACTCCGAACCCATTTCCCCCCAGTTCAACTACATTCGCAACTCCGTTAAAGTCCTCGTCGATGCCTATAATGGCACGGTGCAATTCTTCATCGTCGATCCAACCGATCCCGTCCTCCAAACCTACGCCAAAATCTTCCCCAGTCTCTTCACCAACGACCCCATTCCCGACAATGTTCGCGCCCATTTTCGCTACCCCGTGGATCTCTTCCAAATCCAGGCGCAAATGTATTTGTCCTACCACATGACAAGCCCCGAAGTCTTCTACAACCAAGAAGACCTCTGGCGGCTCCCCACCCAACTGTATGAAGATGCAGAAGAAGTGATGGAGCCTTATTATGTGATCATGAAATTACCGGAATCCGAGCAAGAAGAATTCCTCTTAATCTTGCCCTTTACGCCAGTCAATAAAGATAATATGGTCGCTTGGATGGCTGCCCGTTGTGATGGCGACAACTACGGCACAGCCTTACTCTATGATTTCCCCAAACAAGAACTCATCTACGGCCCCCAACAGATCGAAGCCCGCATCGATCAAGACTCCGACATTTCCCCACAACTTACCCTCTGGAGCCAAGAAGGTTCGCAGGTTATTCGCGGCGATTTATTGATCATTCCCCTTGAAAATTCGCTGCTCTATGTGGAGCCGATTTATCTCCGCGCCGAACAGAGTGAATTGCCAGAATTAAAGCAGGTGATTGTTGCCTACGATGAACAAATTGTCATGCGAGAAACCCTAGAAGAATCCCTCGCTGTTGTCTTCGGCCAGCAAACGGTACAGCCCCAAAATGCAACCCCCACGGCTGTGACTTCATCCCCCCAAACGGCGACCACCTCACCCACAATTACCCCCCTCGCCCAAGAGGCCCTCGAAACCTACGAAGCCGCCCAAGAGGCCCTCCAGGCTGGTAACTGGGCCGAATATGGCGAACTCACCCAACAACTTGAAACTCTCCTCCAAGAGTTAAATGATCAGGTTACCCCTCAACCCGCAGAGTAGCGATCGCGCGAT
Coding sequences within:
- the fabG gene encoding 3-oxoacyl-[acyl-carrier-protein] reductase, whose translation is MERLPESLQKLQGKVAIVTGASRGIGKAIALQLASEGAKVVINYARSSEAAEQVVAEIQAAGGEAIAAQADAAQADQIETLITQTKKDWGSLDILVNNAGITRDTLLLRMKLEDWQAVIDLNLTGVFLATRAASKIMLKQRSGRIINIASVAGQMGNPGQANYSAAKAGVIGFTKTVAKELAPRGVTVNAVAPGFIATDMTHGLDSDEILKFIPLGRYGQPDEIAGMVRFLAADPAAAYITGQVFNVDGGMVMA
- the trxA gene encoding thioredoxin — translated: MAVKKQFTSFEDLLTQATKPVLVDFYATWCGPCQMMAPLLEEVGYQMKDQIQIVKIDTDKYPQLASRYGIHALPTLVLFKNGQPAERIEGLMQGPQLVQFLHDAIAA
- a CDS encoding IS4 family transposase, whose protein sequence is MGNSFRQTVAGLFARKDMNSATMLSGHVASTQARVQASESEYLIAAQDTTYYNYSGQTQMSGLGRIQGKVRGLMQHNVLLMEQEGQPLGLIHQQYWTRGGAIDWPSPQKESQKWFKGLVAVNQQAQGSNRRWVVTCDREGDIFEFFKAEREPNVDLLVRVCQPRRVEVAAAGTVCPLPDVAEQLDDYGQYSVQIERLYEGKGRTVDVTLQLQAATVYIYPRQDLSPARHKTQPLTLVMATEVACVDGKTQVDCFDADNSLCWSLLTSLPVATAADVQRILRFYALRWRIERLHFTLKSGALNVERLQFDDVHTLVNALTFYSVVAWRLLGLTYALRQDPEQSAQTLFDADELRLLHQLSGQAVDSLRQATLALTKLVGFAPSRRQPLPGVKVLAIAIERFFFVKQGAQAVSKPLQD
- a CDS encoding UPF0182 family protein — its product is MRLSSKLSLVLIGLVVGIVLILSPTVHLITEWWWYDSLGQVPVFMTVTVGRSLAWGLSALLFFLCFWGNYQIALKLTRYSVFRLKSGLSPDSMPVQTLVSIGAVGLSLFLAISGASGFIDGWEVVWKYFNSTPFGSSDPIFGQDVGFYIFQLPAYDQLKNWLIYLVVGSLVTTIPVYVLKGSIDAGRGWQNIVIGRVKAHLTVLISGLVLLIGWGYWLQRYELLYSSEGVVFGAGYTDAHSRLLSLAVLSLGGAIAAGLLWWSLRRNGVALAIVTVTGYVAIALLLPTVLPALEQNLFVAPNELTKEKPYITHSIDLTRQAYGLDQIQTQPYPVESNLNWEVLNANPGTINNIRLWDYRPLLSTYRELQELRLYYSFRDVDIDRYILNENYRQVMLAGRELDYTQVPDRAQTWVNQRLKYTHGYGAVMSPVNRVTPQGLPELFIQDIPPQSSIDITIDQPRIYYGEATDTFIYTGMSTDEFDYPIGEENAANRYDGLGGVPMPSFFHRLLYAIDRRDFKVLISNYFTPESRIHYHRTIRDRIQRLAPFLRLDRDPYLAIIDGRLQWLIDGYTISDRFPYSEPISPQFNYIRNSVKVLVDAYNGTVQFFIVDPTDPVLQTYAKIFPSLFTNDPIPDNVRAHFRYPVDLFQIQAQMYLSYHMTSPEVFYNQEDLWRLPTQLYEDAEEVMEPYYVIMKLPESEQEEFLLILPFTPVNKDNMVAWMAARCDGDNYGTALLYDFPKQELIYGPQQIEARIDQDSDISPQLTLWSQEGSQVIRGDLLIIPLENSLLYVEPIYLRAEQSELPELKQVIVAYDEQIVMRETLEESLAVVFGQQTVQPQNATPTAVTSSPQTATTSPTITPLAQEALETYEAAQEALQAGNWAEYGELTQQLETLLQELNDQVTPQPAE